Proteins from one Gimesia maris genomic window:
- a CDS encoding ABC transporter ATP-binding protein gives MDNESVIQISNLTKIYRDFWGRKKVRALNSLSLEVKKGEIFGLLGPNGSGKTTTLKLLLGLLFPSEGEITVLGQPASNVEKNERIGYLPEESYLYRFLNAEETLDFYGRLFKMSAQERRERSAELIEKVGLGHAKRRQLKEYSKGMTRRIGLAQALINNPDLVMLDEPTSGLDPLGTDDMKRMIVELKEQGKTVLMCSHLLADVQDVCDRIAILYGGELKVMGRVDDLLKEQEETQILTSKLSDEAIKEIEQVVAKHNGKVDTIDHPTATLESLFLKTVQESKERPGQRFVPETEEKKTAE, from the coding sequence ATGGACAATGAGTCAGTGATTCAGATTAGCAATCTGACAAAGATCTATCGTGATTTCTGGGGCCGCAAAAAAGTTCGCGCACTCAATTCATTAAGCCTGGAAGTAAAAAAAGGGGAGATCTTTGGTCTGCTGGGTCCGAACGGCTCTGGTAAAACGACCACGCTGAAACTGCTTCTGGGTCTGCTGTTCCCTTCTGAAGGGGAAATTACAGTCCTCGGTCAACCCGCGTCCAATGTGGAAAAGAACGAACGCATCGGCTATCTGCCTGAAGAATCCTACCTGTACCGTTTCCTGAATGCAGAAGAAACCCTTGATTTCTACGGACGTCTCTTCAAGATGTCGGCACAGGAGCGCCGCGAGCGATCAGCCGAACTGATCGAAAAAGTCGGCTTAGGCCACGCCAAGCGCCGCCAGCTTAAAGAATACTCCAAAGGGATGACCCGTCGTATCGGTCTGGCTCAGGCGTTAATCAACAATCCCGACCTGGTCATGCTGGACGAACCAACCAGTGGTCTCGACCCGCTGGGAACGGACGACATGAAGCGGATGATTGTGGAGCTCAAGGAACAGGGGAAAACCGTTCTGATGTGCAGCCACCTGCTGGCAGATGTTCAAGACGTGTGTGACCGCATCGCAATTCTGTACGGCGGCGAACTCAAGGTGATGGGCCGCGTGGATGACCTGCTCAAAGAACAGGAAGAAACACAAATCCTGACTTCGAAACTGAGTGATGAAGCCATCAAAGAAATTGAACAGGTTGTCGCTAAACACAATGGAAAAGTGGATACGATTGACCATCCGACGGCGACTCTGGAATCTCTGTTCCTGAAAACAGTGCAGGAAAGTAAAGAGCGGCCCGGTCAACGATTTGTTCCCGAGACGGAAGAGAAAAAAACGGCCGAGTAA
- a CDS encoding ABC transporter permease — protein sequence MSFDPIPYDKSAALVHFLIVFGSSMLLAVLFCFLLDFLTRICSGIYQYFSGEGAFLTKVKKIPFFNAIKFTFSSAGEALYSILLAIGDFFVQMIHLSCRRIWSLSVLTIRESLRQKILYVFIIFAVLFMFAGWFLSGTADRPDLQVQSYIDFVLKAISWLVIPIMLLLACWSLPEDIRLRTIHTVVTKPAYRIEIVLGRMLGFTLLGTVILLVMGTVGYIWIERQVADIEQSKSVASAAKNQESGEKSTSEEKPEEDVSLLVSKVPLYGEISFTDREGAPTALGINVGDVWMFRSYIEGATKASAIYKFKGVDESDAIGDDLVLQSSFEAFRTHKGNMEVGGILFQLTFVNEDKGLRVESPPYVNREYSDNRIAINRKMVQKKFDGSEDVEVDIFDDLVDDEGNLTVEVHCQEAGQLLGMARSDLFIRTPDRQFYVGYSKAVFGIWMPMVLVIMLGVTISCFVKGPVAILTTLTVVLVGFMSKEYMNEILSGKMEAAGAIEAWYRLITHMNSQTELPPGPVKVIIGVVDSIIINFLWLCQQVIPNFGIFSNMREYVIKGFDISWSAAMLPAIATTAAYILPCLIISFYSLKLRELEAK from the coding sequence ATGTCTTTTGATCCGATTCCATATGACAAGTCAGCTGCTCTCGTTCATTTTCTGATCGTGTTCGGCAGCTCAATGTTACTCGCGGTCCTGTTCTGCTTCCTGTTAGATTTTCTCACTCGAATCTGTAGCGGGATCTACCAATACTTTTCCGGTGAAGGGGCTTTCCTGACGAAAGTCAAAAAAATCCCTTTTTTCAATGCCATTAAATTTACCTTTTCTTCTGCCGGGGAAGCTCTCTATTCCATCTTGCTGGCAATCGGCGATTTCTTTGTCCAGATGATCCACCTTTCCTGTCGGCGCATCTGGTCGCTGAGTGTGCTCACCATTCGCGAGTCACTCCGTCAGAAAATTCTGTATGTCTTTATTATCTTCGCAGTCCTGTTCATGTTTGCCGGCTGGTTCCTCTCCGGAACGGCAGACAGACCTGATCTGCAGGTTCAGTCCTACATTGACTTCGTTTTGAAAGCCATCAGCTGGCTCGTGATCCCCATCATGCTGCTGCTGGCCTGCTGGTCTTTACCCGAAGACATTCGCCTCAGAACCATTCACACCGTGGTTACCAAACCTGCCTACCGCATTGAAATCGTGCTCGGTCGTATGCTTGGTTTTACTCTGCTGGGTACAGTGATCCTGCTGGTAATGGGAACAGTCGGTTACATCTGGATCGAACGTCAGGTCGCGGACATCGAACAAAGTAAATCGGTGGCATCTGCCGCGAAGAATCAGGAATCCGGGGAAAAATCGACTTCAGAAGAGAAACCGGAAGAAGATGTCTCTCTGCTGGTTTCCAAAGTCCCGTTGTATGGCGAGATCTCTTTTACCGATCGTGAAGGCGCTCCCACCGCATTGGGGATCAATGTCGGCGACGTCTGGATGTTCCGCAGTTACATCGAAGGGGCTACCAAAGCCAGCGCCATCTACAAGTTCAAAGGAGTCGACGAAAGCGATGCGATTGGCGACGATCTGGTTCTGCAGTCGTCATTTGAAGCGTTTCGTACTCATAAAGGAAATATGGAAGTGGGCGGTATTCTATTCCAGCTCACTTTCGTGAATGAAGATAAAGGCCTGCGTGTTGAGTCCCCGCCGTATGTGAATAGGGAATATTCGGATAACCGAATCGCGATCAACCGCAAAATGGTCCAGAAAAAATTCGATGGTTCAGAAGATGTGGAAGTCGATATTTTTGATGACCTGGTGGATGACGAAGGGAACCTGACTGTCGAAGTACACTGCCAGGAAGCAGGGCAGCTGCTCGGAATGGCCCGATCCGACCTGTTTATCCGGACGCCCGACCGTCAGTTTTACGTAGGCTACTCAAAAGCAGTATTTGGAATCTGGATGCCCATGGTGCTGGTCATCATGCTCGGCGTGACCATCAGTTGCTTTGTGAAAGGCCCCGTCGCCATTCTCACCACGTTAACAGTCGTACTGGTGGGATTCATGTCGAAAGAATACATGAATGAAATACTCAGCGGCAAAATGGAAGCAGCAGGAGCGATTGAAGCCTGGTATCGGCTGATTACTCATATGAATTCTCAAACAGAATTACCACCTGGTCCCGTAAAAGTAATAATTGGAGTGGTCGATTCCATCATTATTAACTTCCTCTGGCTCTGCCAGCAGGTGATCCCGAACTTTGGTATCTTTTCCAATATGCGTGAATACGTCATTAAAGGTTTTGATATCTCCTGGAGTGCGGCCATGCTGCCTGCTATCGCGACAACCGCGGCTTATATACTTCCGTGTTTAATCATATCATTCTATAGCTTGAAACTTCGCGAATTGGAGGCGAAATGA